The genome window GCAGGCTCCAGCCGTTTTCCGGTTCGTATACTTTTACCTGATGACCACGCTCCTGCAACTCCCCGACTATACCTCTTAAAAAATGCGCGTTACCGTGGTTCCAGTCAGAAAGTATAGAATGGTAGAAAAGGACTAGCTTCATGTGCTAATTTTGATTTAGTGAGTAATTGAGTGAATTTGTTATTGTTAAACTTTGAATGAATGGTGGGTATAGTCGTCATTTCAGATGCAGCGAGAAATCTATCAGAGAATCTGAGATAGATCTCTCCCGCTGATCGAGGTGACAAAGGAATTATTCACCCATTCAAAATTCAGTTATTCAGAATTTGGCTTAAGCAGTTACAGGTTCGTTGAGCAATTGTCTGTAGATGTGATTGTAATCCTGTGCCATCTGATCAGCGGTGTAGCCATGCGAGCGCTTTACAGAGCGGCAGGCCATAATGTTACGGCAGAATTCATCTTCTATAAGCCCGTTTATGGAATCGCGCAATTCATCAGCATTGTTAGGGTCGGCATACTTGGCAGCATTTCCCCATATCTCTGCCTGGCTCTCTGTTTTGCCCACTACCAACGCACAACCCGACATAGCGGCCTCTAAAATTGTTAAGCCAAACGGCTCATATTTTGCTGGCAGCGCATAAATAGATGCCCGGGATAACCAGTCTGATACTTCTTTAGTAGTTAGCTTACCGAGGAAATGTACGTTCTCCAGTTCTACTGTTTTACCGGTAGCCGGATGTTTATCGTCGCCGGCAATGTAAACCGGCCATTGCAGCTCAGCAGCAATGTGAGCAAGCATCGAAATGTTCTTAGCTTCGTCCCAAACACGACCCAGGCTAAAAACAAAAGGCTCTTTTCTACCAAACTGGAAATGATGCTGCCCGCGACCATTATAAACTACGCTGCTCTTTCTGAATGGCCCGTATAGTTCTTCGGCCTGGTGCAACATGGCCTGTGTTGGTGCCACTACCACATCAGCAGCCTGTAATCCTTTTTTAACAAGCTCTTTATACTTGTTCCATTCTTTAGGAGCCTCTTCGTCTTTCACGGCCTTCCACCAGCTCAGCACACAAGAGTGTACCACCGCAACAACAGGTTTTCCCCAATCCAGGGCAGCGTGCGCCATACCATTCAGGTGAATAAGGTCCGGCTGTATTTCATCTCTCAGTTGCAGCAGCCATTCCCCGGCCTTTTCTACATCTTCCCAGGGGTTATCCATCCACTCCAGCTTAAAGTCGCTTTCGTAAATGGTAAGGTTGCTGATGGCAGCGGCCTCTTCGCGTTGTTCTTCGGACATGCGGCCTCCCATGGTAGCTACTGCTACCTGTGTTCCTGTCTGCTCCAGTGCTCTGGTCAGTTCCAGCGTATAGGTCCAGACGCCGCCAACCGTATCGGCTGTCATTAAAATCTTCGAAGGGTGGTGATGATGTACTTCCATGATATTATCTCCCGTAAATTTTATCTAATACTTCTGCTACTCTCACAAATTCTTCGGCCTCTTCGTTAAAGCCTTCGCCTTTAGCCAGACGTTCTGCCCAGTCCACTCCTGCTCTTCCCGACCAATCATCAGGTGGTGAGCACAATACCTCTGTTTTAGTACCGTAATAGCGCTCGGCTACAAAATCGTAAAAAGACCCGTTGGTGTTTTTCAAGGCTACGCCGCCTTCTGTGCCATAAAATGTAGCGTTGATGATGGCTTCCTGGCCTGCTGGTAAATTCCAGGAACAGGTTAGCTGCAGATGTGTGCCGGTTGCTAAGGCTATACTTGCTGTGGCATAATCTTCTACCTTGCCTTCGGCCATACTTATAGGTTTGCCTTTTGCAAATAGCTGGCTGTGCACTTCCTTTACTTCCGGGAAGTTCAGCGACCATAAGGCCAGGTCTACCAGGTGCACGCCAAGGTCTATTACACAGCCGCCACCAGAAAGTTTCTGTTCATAAAACCAGGCTTTATCCGGGCCATAGGCATTATGAAAAACCAGCTCTACCGCATAAATATGGCCTAACTCACCTGACTGCACCACCTTGTATACTTCCTGCATGGCTTTTGTGTAGCGGTACGACAGGTCCACGCCTAACAGTTTGTTATGGCTGCGGGCAGTATCTACTACACGGCGGGTTTCTTCTATGTTACGGCCAAGGGGCTTCTGGCAGAAAACAGCTTTACCTGCTTCCAGGGCCAGCATACTTTGCTCAGCATGAAAAGCACTTGGCGTAGCGATCACTACTCCATCTACTTCAGGTTCATTAATGACGGCTTCCAACGAATTTACCTGTGTAGCTCCAGGAGCACTTTTCAGGGCTTCAGATGCATTTTGAGGCAAGGTATCAGCTATAAAAGCCACTTCGCCGGCTCCATTTTTTGCTATCACTTCCATGCGGTTTCGGCCAATCCAGCCGACACCTAAAAAGCCTAGTTTAGGTTTGGTTGATGTCGCCGAAGAAGGGATAACTGTATGTTGTTCCTGATCAAGTATAGTTTCCTGCATGTACTAAAAAGTTATTAAGGCCTTCACAAATCCATCAGGGCGTGATGTCAGATCATGAAAGGCTTCGCCAATATTTTCTAAAGTATAGGTATGGGTGTAGAGCTTTTCAGGATCGATGGCACCCTGCTCCACGGCTATAACTGCTGCTTTTATACCTTTGATGTACTCCTGTGGGTCCCGTTCGTGTGCGTTTATCACATCCAGGCCACGCCAGTTCCAGAGTTGGATGTTTACCTGCCGCATGCCATCCTGATGAAAACCAGCGATAATGAGTTTGCCGCGTTCTGCGGTAAGTTCGCCGGCCAGGTTAAGCGGCCATTCTTTTCCGGTGCACTCTACTACGCGTTCGCAGAACTTTCCGTTGGTCAGTTCACTAACTTTTTGAATAATTTTATAGTGATCATCCATTTTGATCACCTCATCTGCACCACATTGTTTTGCCACATCCAAAGAGAAGTCGCGCTGGGAAATAGCTATAACCCGTGCTCCCGCATTTTTGGCC of Pontibacter deserti contains these proteins:
- a CDS encoding glycosyltransferase family 4 protein — protein: MEVHHHHPSKILMTADTVGGVWTYTLELTRALEQTGTQVAVATMGGRMSEEQREEAAAISNLTIYESDFKLEWMDNPWEDVEKAGEWLLQLRDEIQPDLIHLNGMAHAALDWGKPVVAVVHSCVLSWWKAVKDEEAPKEWNKYKELVKKGLQAADVVVAPTQAMLHQAEELYGPFRKSSVVYNGRGQHHFQFGRKEPFVFSLGRVWDEAKNISMLAHIAAELQWPVYIAGDDKHPATGKTVELENVHFLGKLTTKEVSDWLSRASIYALPAKYEPFGLTILEAAMSGCALVVGKTESQAEIWGNAAKYADPNNADELRDSINGLIEDEFCRNIMACRSVKRSHGYTADQMAQDYNHIYRQLLNEPVTA
- a CDS encoding Gfo/Idh/MocA family protein; this encodes MQETILDQEQHTVIPSSATSTKPKLGFLGVGWIGRNRMEVIAKNGAGEVAFIADTLPQNASEALKSAPGATQVNSLEAVINEPEVDGVVIATPSAFHAEQSMLALEAGKAVFCQKPLGRNIEETRRVVDTARSHNKLLGVDLSYRYTKAMQEVYKVVQSGELGHIYAVELVFHNAYGPDKAWFYEQKLSGGGCVIDLGVHLVDLALWSLNFPEVKEVHSQLFAKGKPISMAEGKVEDYATASIALATGTHLQLTCSWNLPAGQEAIINATFYGTEGGVALKNTNGSFYDFVAERYYGTKTEVLCSPPDDWSGRAGVDWAERLAKGEGFNEEAEEFVRVAEVLDKIYGR